In the Plasmodium sp. gorilla clade G2 genome assembly, chromosome: 12 genome, tatttataattatcatttaaaaagaaaaatatatttttccttaaacaataaaataaatatgataatattatatattttataaatattatattattattattataatatatatatatatatgatataattttattattatattatatatattaaaaaagaatgatGTCGTAAtataacaagaaaaaaaaaaaaaaaatacaaatatccaaacttttttttttttttttttttttataattaaagaaaaaataattttcatataaatatataattaattttttttttttttaaattatatatattgtattaataagtatattttgcaattatatataaatatatatatatatatatatatattaataatatatatatattaataatttcagTTCactcatatgtatatatattatatatgtatgtaataatatatatttatatataaatataaatattatatatatataaaatttttgaggaaaaaaaaagaaaaaatatccgacgtaatattttcatagaaatatatataattacatattgacgtttattattaattaataatataattaaacattatatatatataatattatatatatttccttttttttttatttaattaataaaatataaacattaaaaaaaaaaaaaaaaaagaagaaatcctcataatttaaatataaaaataaatagatataaataattataactaataaatattttatttgtaataatattatacatatatataatatatatatatattttttttttgattaataataaatgtaataatatatttaaaatgtatCTCTATAACTGGAAGAAATACGCCCTGTAATaacatttttcttctttttattgTTTCAAGTTCCCATATTTGTATTTCTTAacgtttataaaaaaatttaatcattcatattttattcgatttatattatattgtagtattttttttttttctttttttttttttttatacaatgGATAATCAAGTGACAGATGAAAGTGACGTAGTAAATAATTCAAgcgaagatataaaaaagaaagaaaaaattggaaagaagaaaaaaacaaaaaaacaaaaaaaggaAGTTAAAAAAAGTGATATCATTAGTtgtataacatttttatcaagaggaaaaaaaaaaaaaagtctcAAAGAAAGTAACGATGAGCAcgaaaaatatgatgaatatgaaaaatattcaaggtataattttttaaatgggTCCCTGTCTATACAAAAAATttagatacatatatatataaacatacatatatatacatatacacacatatacacttatatatttatttatatatatacattttattactgtttgtttatttttttttttatagtgaTTATAATACCTCTGATGGCTCATCCAATGAAGAGAAAAgtcataaacataaaaaaaaaaggaaaaaaggaaaaagcgACAAATATGACGTCCtcgaaaatatatttaatgatgaaagagaatataagaaaaacaTTGTTGATGATAATTTAATTTCAAAGGATAAGAAATATGTGTATGAAGATGAATTAAAtattgaagaaaatgatTCTATAGTTATAAATGGGAAAATATATAGTGATATGGGTACTATagaaatacatatttttaattatgatgaagatatatttaatatttatgatgATGTTATAATAGATAATTATCCTCTATGTATTGAAACAATATATCAATCAtattttaatgaaaaaaatattctagCTGTTGGTACTTTGAATCCTAGTATTGAACTGTGGGATATAAATAACATCGATATGTTAGAACCATTACATTTTTTAGGAGATGatgaaatgaaaatattaaaaaaaaataaaaagagaaaacttaaaaaaaataataatatacataatgaaaatgaaaatataaaaaatatatctaaagAAGAAATTAAGGGTCATACTGATTGTGTTACATCTTTAAATTCATCAAAATTATTACCTTCTTTATTAGTTAGTGGTTCAAAAGATAGTACTATTAAATTATGggatttaaataatttaaataatttacatactttttcatttcataaaaaaaaaattaataatttatcatttcattcaaaagataaaaatatattattctcaACATCATCTGataaaacattaaaaatatatgatataagaCAAAATAAAGTTGCATTAGATATTCATTTATCAAATATACCTGAGGCTACTATATGGAATACACacgaagaaaatattattttatcatcttATATTGATggatttataaataaaatagatattagatataataatactttaTCTAATAAACCTCAAAGTAATTATTTAGTAAATTTCAAGTCATTCGAAAAATCATGTACCTCTTTATTATCTACACATTATAAAAATCTAACACTAGCTGGATCTGAAGATGGAATAATAAAAGCTTATGACTTTAATAACATTCTCAATGAACAACCTCATTGTGTGTATTCAAAGAATCTTAAAAAggtacaaaaaaattataaaattatcaaaCACCAATAAATGTAacattaatatgtatatatatatataatgtatatatttttatataaatatatgtccTAGATAATTTTAAGGATCGTTCTTTTTAAACACCACAAAGATGTatattatcacatatatacatatatatatatttatgttgacatttattatactatatttttattttcattatatatatatatatatatatatatattttttttttttttttttttttttttttttttttagaatttattttatatgaaagaCAATGAAGATTGGCCCAATGTTGTCTTTCTAGGATGcgataaattatatgattgGGATTTATTTGAAtgtgaagaaataaaaaaatatttcaatttataatataaataatttaattcaattattttgttatatgttatttttattattttatttttttgtgaatttttttttttttttcaaaattaaGTAGGaactattatataattaaattatatatatatatatatatatttatttatttatttatacattttctTTACATATTTACAACGAACAATAATTGTTTTATAAAActatttgaaaaaattatgctatttataattttcgaggcttaaaaaaaagatatatacgCTAAATGCTTTTAAAGTTAAATATAGacattaaaacaaaaatgtatatatgtaatcaTTAAGtgaaggaatatatataaataaatatatatatatatatatatatatatatatgtatatatattaatcatttaatatttaacatatattttttatataacccATTTTGAGTCTTTTGCATTGCACACATGTTTCTTTTGAAAATGTTTGTATGTCATGATATATGTTATGTTGAAGTTTTTTTTGGAtgatttatatgtacatatatatacatatatataacaatatattttttgaatcgAAAATTagtacataaatataaataaatgtgtacatatatatatatttatttatttgtattttgtttttttttataacatttgaGAAAAAActtttaaatgaaatataatatgcattatatatatatatatataaattatttacgcgtaataatattgttatataaatttaaaaaaaaaaaaaaaaaaaaaaaagttgatATTGTTTTttacaaatttattttaacattAAGTggagtaataataatattatatatgtgaatatattttaaaaattcatgatattccttttaaaatatataaaaatacacatatatatataatataattgttcaacataaaatatgtatacaaaTATTGTTCTTTTGAAAGGtgcaaaagaaaaataattaaaataataaaaaatctgtataattatatgaactATTTTTCtgaatattatgatatatatatatatgtatattatatttgtataatatatgtaaatatatttgtatatatatatgtaaatatatttgtatatatatatgtaaatatatttgtatatatatttgtatatatttgtatttttatttttatttatatttgtatttttatttgtatttatatttatgagtTAAACTTtgataattaaataataaaataaaacaaataaatatttaaaaaaataaaaaaaaatattatatatattaaagtaTTAATAGgctaattttataatattatattccttttttttttttttttttttttttttttaaatatattttttatttttaaattatatatatatatacatgtatattttttttttattcatatatgtgaatatataaaaaataataaaataataattgttttaaaatttatctttacatatatatatatatatatatattaatatttatatttcttaatataaATCCTTTAACCTTTTGAACTATTTAtttcgtttttttttctttttttctttttctttttttttttttttttatggtgGTTTAAAAAAcaagtataaatatatatatatatttatttatttgtatattttattatatattttttttttatggtggtttaaaaaaagaagaaaaatataaatatatatatatatatatttttatttatttttatcattttagtattatattttttaattaatttgtaacatattgttataatataattacaataactttatatcattttggttatgataaaaaaaatattcaaaataataatttttgttataaaaaaaaataacatattattataagtaacataatattattgttatttgttataatattatataatacaatataatttattatttatcaatAAATTAAGTAAACAACATGGGATGCACAGTCAGTAATTTAAAATGCGTTACCAATGTAGCAggtatttaaagaaaaaaaaaaatatatatatatatatatacaaacatAGGGGAATATACATGTTctcacaatatatatatgaataaatatatacatatatatatatatatatatatatatatatatatttatatattactaaTTATTATAGTAAAACTTGTTCGATTATATGTTGTGTGGATGTGATActtatatatcttatatatgtcatttattatatatatgttatatttatgtgaatacatttatataatatttttaaaaactttTTAATGATAAGTATTTCTTATAATGTGGAGAGTGAAAATAttgtatcttttttttttttttttttttcatacatattttgaccttttttataattatgtataaaaattatatttgtaaatatatatatataatacaaatatatagatatataaatatataaatatataaatatttatgtatgtatatatttgtatgtatGTTCATGTAATTATTTGCTGACATGGTCATATTTTTACCTGAACAATATTTATGTAGCTAGctataattatacatatttatgtatatatatatgtatatttttttttttttttttttttttttttttttttggcttTTTATGCAGGTTTAGCAAGTTTGGTAATTTCGCTATTTCCCAGATTAATTATTAAGAATCCTCAAGTTCTTCGACCATTATTAAATGTAAGTTGGGGATACTTATTTGGATCAACCTTTTGgttatgttttttttctgaAGTAGGTTTACTAAGaagtttaaaaaatatgaaaggTGTGCCTTTACCTGAAACTGCTTCAGAAGCTAAGAAATTATTAGAAGAAATGAAGAATTCAGAAGGAGATTTTAATAGAAGAAGTTTagattttcaatatttttttagtttAGCTACTTTATTTTCAggagtattattattatcaacagTTAAGTTGGCAAATCATAATTTACAATTAAGATTAAGTTCCACTGTTGTTGTTTTAACAAGCTTATTGAATagtttatatttacataataaaGTACATAATTTAAAATCCAAAAAAGAAagtttatataatgattttaTAGCAAATCCAAAGAATGAAAAGACAGTTgcagatttaaaaaaaaataaaaaagagttCCACATCTTTCATGGATTATCTGTTCTCTCTTTATATGTATCTTTCTTTGGTTTAACACCTTACATATTTACATAAAGctatttcaaaaaataattatatattcattttttttaaccaCCCCAAagtaatatacatacatatatatatatgtgcactTTTTCacaatatatgaataaataaacacaTTTATatggggaaaaaaaaaaaaaaaaaaaaaaaatatacatatatatatatatatatacatatacttATGTATgctttaaattattatgttaCTGAagtgaaaaattatatgaatggCATTCAGTagtgaaaaaatatataaatatatataagtatatatatatttatgtttatgtttttctttttttttttttttttttttttattattttacacTGTTTTAAAAAGACATAAAAGTTTCATTTATTTTGCATATGTAATATTgatttatctttttcttttataataaaagtatacatatatttttatggaaaaataaaaaaaagaagataaaattaatgttaatttaacaaaaaaaaaaaaaaaaaaaaaaaaattctatattttaattagacttcaaaaaaaaaaaaaaataaataaataataattttttttttttttaataaagacTGTTGTTTTTTCTCTTATCCTACttacaatattatttttatttttaaacatactcaaaaaaaaaaaaaaaaaactatacATTCTTAAAGAACAAAAGAaaagtttatttttatggatACGTTCAataaaataagtatataacccatgtgttatataataatatatatgctatataattatgagataagaaaataaaatactttCTTATTCTACTTATGTTTTTAAAggaaatataatgatatatatatatatatataaagaaaaaaataaaaaagaataattatatgtcatataaaatatatacatatgtaattgatattaattttttttttttttttttaaagaaaaaactttatagaaaaatcaaaattatataaatatgataaatttatatgatgtattatatatataagcgtattttaatttttttttatattttaattttttctacttttaaaatatataaaggttaataatataaatgttcgcatataatatatattatatatatatatttttttcattttgatgaatataaatgttatagcccaataaaatagaataaaaaataatttttttttttttttttaaattaatacatatatattatatattttgtttttattatatatttacgaCGTTtatcaaattaaaaaaaaaaaaaaaaaagaaaaaaagtaaGCTTTAATTTGTCGAATGTTcatttgtaaaatatatgtatataatattttaaatacatatattttgaaaatacaTGAAAATGTATGTGCAGTAAATTAGAGATTCAAGATATAAACGTGTTAAAAGTTCTTCTAtaacacataatatatattatgttttaataaagaagggaaaaataaaaaaataaaaaaataaataaataaataaataaataaataaacgcatctttaatatatatgagaaaataaaaggatAAACATTTTatggataataaaaatatattaaaagaataaacTTGGAGAGTCTAtcgaaagaaaaaaattaaataaaatatatggaacaggaatgaataaataaataaatatatatatatatataatagtttattttattttattttattttattttatttttgatacATATTGTTTTTATCTCGATATATCATACACAGTTAATTTATCCTTATAACCAAATTGTTATTAAAATGATAgagataatattaaatgatagATTAGGAAAAAAGATCAGGGTGAAATGTAATCCGGATGATACAATTggagatttaaaaaaattggtAGCAGCTCAAACAGgtaactattatatatatatatatatatatatttatttatttatttatatgtttatttttatgataatagatagttatattttaacaaaaaatttttatcttAGGTACAAGAGCAGACAAAATACGAATTCAAAAAtggtatattatttataaggaTCATATAACATTACAAGattatgaaataaaagaCGGAATGAGTTTAGAACTGTATTACAactaaaatgtatatatatatatatatatatatatatatattattagtagaagaaaaaaaaaaagtaaaattattttacttatatattCTAAGATATGAATTACAATTTTGTATAcctaataatgatattaaatatatacatattaatatttttttttttttttttgttattacatatatatacatattatatatatatatatatatatatatatatatatatatatatatttatatgtgtcctttctttatttttaatgttgTTCtaatcttttattatataaataaaaattaatatatatatattatattgttaaaaatttttttttcttaaaaaaattgttaaCAAAATGTTaatttgaagaaaaaatatactatatatattttaaaatataaacaatattataataatatatatatatgtatatatacatattattattgttgttgctttctttcttatttatatatggttGCAGGGtgttatagaaaaaaaaaaaaaaaaaaaatcaagaacatttataaaaatattattatttataattattttttttttgaaaaataaataatttatttatatatatatttgtatatttattctataatataatgaccaaattataaatatatgtgtttctatatattttttataaaaaaaaacatggttacaatgtttcttttttttttcattgtggtgttgtaattttttttatttttttctacttttttataatgtttcctttttacaaaaatgtagaattaaaaaattaaaataaaaaaaaaataaataaataaaattagaataaataaataaaatatatatatataataataaatacaaataatcatgttgttatgataaatatataaaatatattatatattataatatttatatatataatattttttttttttttttttttttttttatatatttataaaaatatgctttcaataagaaaaatgtttgaaaaatattttattatatatatatatatttattataaatataaaattttttcaaatatagaaaaagaaaaaaaaattatctttCTAAATTCATgttctataaaatatatgtaatatatatatatatatatatatatatattatattggtaatattttttttatatattttaatttttttttttttttttttttttaaattatatttatatagattttttgttaataattgaattaaaaaaaaaaaaaaaaaaatgggataaataatgaaaatttatatattatatcataatatatataaatattaatatatatatatattgttactTTGCATCAtctaatgtatataaatatataatatttatatatatttatttatttattactatttcaatttttttttttttttaaaaaatgataatgctTTATTATtggtaaaaaatatagatatatatatatatttattattatatattaaaataacatatatatctatattatatatatattaaaaaattatatatattagattattttatatataaatggttttgttataattttttttttttttttttttttttttttttttttttaattttgttgtttttttttttttttattttttttttcacttaaaataaataaaataataaaaaaaaaatgagtaaaggattatcaaaaatattagaATTAGGTTTGTTTGTAGgtagtttttttttcatatggtATATTACTGGtgagaaaatatttaaaaaaaaaaagaagattgTTAAAGAGAACATTTTATTGATCTTAAGAAATTTAtgttatgaaatatatacagTATTATGTGAAACGTCAAAAACTACAAAACATGTTTATGACATGTTAAGAAATGAATCTAATACTACCATCGAATTAAGTAGACTAGAAGaagtattattaaataatggttataaaaaaaaaattgaagatGTAGAAAAGAATGTATTAAAAAGATTTAATATAAGTGTAGAAGATTTTTatgatgaattaaaaaattatgaaaaagatGCAGAtgtacaaaaatatttaaattctataaaaaaaatgtataatgaAGCCCTTCTAGGGTTACAACCAAAATTACCATCaattgatgataatatttctcaagatgttattattaatttaactAGTCTtatttataaagaaaaaagaaaaatatataaaaccaAAATAGATtctatgataaaaaataatgaaattattGATGTCCAAAATACATTGTCTAATACTCAATTTTTTGAAAATCTACATAAATCTACACAACatgtagaagaaaaaattattaaagaaaataataacttAGTACCTAATCTTTTTACCTTTAAATATTTAGTTAGCTATTATTCAAATGATCCtaattttttacaaaaaaaaaaatatctagAATCAAAACATggagaaaaaattattaaaatattaaaaatcaaaacaaataaaaagaagaaaaaaagaacatcTAAAGAAGATCGTCAAAGTAGCCATAGTAGTGTTAGCTTTAAAAGCACACCTAGTCATGATGTTTATAGTGCTGAGAATCTTGCTTCAATTGAAAAAGAGGAAGATCAGTACTCTCAACAATCTATGGAAATGGAACACATGGACAAAGATGATAGCCATGTTGATTCTATTTCATTTAATGTAGATGCAGATCTAGAAAAAGTAGATGAGCAAATTGAATACCATAGTGAAAGTGGTGTCATGCAACCAGAAAAGGAATATTATGAAGGCGAGCATATTACTATTAGATATGAAGAAGAGGATATCAGTGAAATTTACGAAGAGGAGCATATAAGTGATGGACATGTAGAGGAACATGTAAGTGAAGGACATGTAGATGAACATGTAAGTGATAGATATGAAGAAGAACATGCAAGTGCTAGATATGAAGAAGAACCTGTAAGTGTTATATATGAAGAGGAACCTGTAAGTGTTATATATGAAGAAGAACATATAAGTGAAGGACATGTAGATGAACATGTAAGTGTTAGATATGAAGAGGAACATATAAGTGATAGATATGAAGAACCTGTAAGTGAAGGACATGTAGATGAACATGTAAGTGATAGATATGGAGAGGAACACGTAAGCGATAGATATGAAGAAGAACACGCAAGTGTTAGATATGAAGAAGAACACGCAAGTGTTAGATATGAAGAAGAACACGCAAGTGTTAGATATGAAGAGGAACATGTAAGTGAAGGACATGTAGAGGAACATGTAAGTGATAGATATGAAGAGGAACATTTTAGTGAAGGACATGTAGAGGAACATGTAAGTGATAGATATGAAGAGGAACATTTTAGTGAAGGACATGTAGATGAACATTTTAGTGAAGGACATGTAGATGAACATTTTAGTGAAGGACATGTAGATGAACATTTTAGTGAAGGACATGTAGATGAACATGTAAGTGAAGGACATGTAGAGGAACATGTAAGTGATAGATATGAAGAACCTGTAAGTGATGAACATGTAGAGGGACCTATAAGTGAAGGATATGTAGATGAACATGTAAGTGATAGATATGAAGAACCAGTAAGTGATGAACATGTAGAGGGACCTGTAATTGAAGGACATGTCGATGAACATGTAAGTGATAGATATGAAGAACCAGTAAGTGATGAACATGTAGAGGGACCTGTAAGTGAAGGACATGTAGAGGGACCTGTAAGTGAAGGACATGTAGAGGAACAGGTAAGTGATAGATATGAAGAAGAACATGTAAGTGATGAACATGTAGAGGGACCTATAAGTGAAGGACATGTAGAGGAACATGTAAGTGATAGATATGAAGAACCAATAAGTGATGAACATATGGAGGGACCTGTAAGTGAAGGACATGTCTATGAACATGTAAGTGATAGATA is a window encoding:
- a CDS encoding rRNA processing WD-repeat protein, putative codes for the protein MDNQVTDESDVVNNSSEDIKKKEKIGKKKKTKKQKKEVKKSDIISCITFLSRGKKKKSLKESNDEHEKYDEYEKYSSDYNTSDGSSNEEKSHKHKKKRKKGKSDKYDVLENIFNDEREYKKNIVDDNLISKDKKYVYEDELNIEENDSIVINGKIYSDMGTIEIHIFNYDEDIFNIYDDVIIDNYPLCIETIYQSYFNEKNILAVGTLNPSIELWDINNIDMLEPLHFLGDDEMKILKKNKKRKLKKNNNIHNENENIKNISKEEIKGHTDCVTSLNSSKLLPSLLVSGSKDSTIKLWDLNNLNNLHTFSFHKKKINNLSFHSKDKNILFSTSSDKTLKIYDIRQNKVALDIHLSNIPEATIWNTHEENIILSSYIDGFINKIDIRYNNTLSNKPQSNYLVNFKSFEKSCTSLLSTHYKNLTLAGSEDGIIKAYDFNNILNEQPHCVYSKNLKKNLFYMKDNEDWPNVVFLGCDKLYDWDLFECEEIKKYFNL
- a CDS encoding ubiquitin-like modifier HUB1, putative, encoding MIEIILNDRLGKKIRVKCNPDDTIGDLKKLVAAQTGTRADKIRIQKWYIIYKDHITLQDYEIKDGMSLELYYN